Proteins co-encoded in one Ziziphus jujuba cultivar Dongzao chromosome 9, ASM3175591v1 genomic window:
- the LOC107403501 gene encoding uncharacterized protein LOC107403501 isoform X2 — protein MADRKLSLPDDPLLSKMADGHYSVKNEAMEGNGEEKVQTGLLDEAKDQVASESSIPLSPQWLYAKPVDAKSFTTGTSGEMRAPASLPHGNSADPNQRESWRLDGSQDKKDWRRTTPDVEINRRWREEERETSLLGRRDRKKDDRRVDVTSTRDVTESRALSSDRWHDSRSSGHDSRRDNKWSSRWGPEDKEKDARVEKRTDAEKEDTHIDKQSFVNNSRAGSERDSDSRDKWRPRHRQEGHSGVAPYRAAPGFGLERGQVESSKPRFSLGRGRPTSGSVTLDKSTSILGKGGSSSVKCSYPRGKLLDIYRKQKTTAPFETLPDGMEIISSIMQVGPIEPLAFVAPDAEEEAVIGDIWKGKITSSGVAYNSFRDKDAGSLHDCDGIDNVTLSEGKQKLSINIDQADDSVGEAALKNSFQITTAERQMDMFEGVTDGLVPAVSKSYHNTAVDVAGLGNDVDELRGFEDHRVGDFDLLKHPKLEGVQFTTEIGSQLPDDSSSLFDFSSLQQDWIGDQHHVKSNEDAHVLERVIPPEELSLCYLDPQGNIQGPFLGIDIIAWFEQGFFGTDLQVRLSDVPDGSPFKELGDVMPHLKSKCDPASRNNLSDVVGSLEEDISAPASAREYEGSAILNNQHWVSCGSEAASSVGVQSRIPDHGYNSGVQYQENQSFQDFVAEDEEIVFPGRPQSSKSNMTGSSTDIQGSFSNPSNHQSLANEFSETGLPNNQDDKLHPFGLMMSELRGSSHLKRAQSSNMSLNTGDQGHFMDPLLGRDASVAGQSLFRSMTDQHSFGENITMDPNVNRGPVNRKQLPHIGQEYNGFDLAEHVLSQKLLKEQLEQQNNLSHHSFAHISGMSGEQFPSYGLSRSKSSNIQQSIHHMVPDMEHILELQFQQQQQHQLELQRRHQLQQQQQHQQQLQQQLQLQQQQMKLQQIQQSQAQQLLLEQLLQHQMSDPGYRQLKVDSTVDSLFDQVQLRKHLRHELQPKSHSSRHLDPSLEHIFQANAAQRALGGRETDFLDLLSHVKYGNTLPLEQQHRFQQEELQAQQLSMALRQQLGMEGERRVDGPWLVDEAGQFVRNPAGHHQAQMLGFNPSENYQHLQRLASHEQQLNHLNWNHTLQERHEQGFYEPNMAFERSSVPVGSPGMKLDAVNSHVQGLGLQQQNVYAPSFDKLGSISSGVSPHLQQMSDAFYGSHPVAFESSRSGNNGQLENSSIEARIQQLQLDAERKRMESEATLTFADTNNWASTEGDKKRVLMDILHQKLGHQRAQSSEVDYQHSLSSTRSRETFFPVSESSSSHLPFNLLPDQQVGMMEGHQNSNISVLLQGYSGNIGMNEQFNKMVSNEKSLLRSNTGALVEDQSFVSGIRDASHTSFMETALMGKSAGDEDYLKLEGSKEKRQGMKGMLSVGRLVSEMEGNVADQEEKSFDYGELPSNAHSRHSSMSSTGGSGGFYGYETGLHKSLGEEVSNGRLPSSLPRGFDNASHKSLPVSRVLSSQDVSETASALPVKQTNSMSLASDGRRGAEGNAAANVSETRASGKKDVRFRRTSSCTDAAVPETSFIDMLKKPVVSEADAAASAGSLEASDGGAQSGRGGKKKGKKGRQIDPALLGFKVSSNRIMMGEIHRLEE, from the exons gaaATGCGTGCACCTGCTTCTTTGCCCCATGGCAATTCTGCTGATCCCAATCAGAGGGAAAGTTGGCGATTAGATGGATCTCAGGACAAAAAAGATTGGCGGAGGACTACACCTGATGTGGAGATTAACCGTCGCTGGCGtgaagaggagagagaaacaagTCTACTTGGTAGGCGAGATCGCAAGAAAGATGATCGTCGTGTAGATGTCACTTCAACGAGGGATGTTACTGAAAGTAGAGCATTGTCTTCTGACCGCTGGCATGATAGCCGCAGTTCTGGTCATGATTCCCGGAGAGACAACAAATGGTCATCAAGGTGGGGTCCTGAAGATAAAGAGAAGGACGCTCGAGTTGAGAAAAGGACAGATGCTGAGAAAGAAGATACTCACATTGACAAGCAATCTTTTGTTAATAACAGTCGTGCTGGTTCGGAGCGTGACAGTGATTCTCGTGATAAATGGAGGCCAAGGCATCGCCAAGAAGGACACTCAGGTGTAGCTCCATATCGTGCTGCACCTGGATTTGGTTTGGAGAGAGGACAGGTGGAAAGCTCAAAACCTCGATTTTCTTTGGGACGAGGAAGGCCAACTAGTGGGTCTGTTACTCTGGATAAGAGTACCAGTATATTGGGAAAAGGTGGTTCCTCTTCTGTAAAATGTAGCTATCCCCGAGGAAAACTTCTTGATATTTATCGTAAGCAAAAGACTACTGCACCTTTTGAAACCCTGCCTGATGGGATGGAGATTATTTCGTCAATTATGCAAGTTGGTCCTATTGAGCCATTAGCATTTGTTGCACCTGATGCTGAGGAAGAG GCTGTTATAGGAGATATATGGAAAGGAAAAATCACTAGCAGTGGAGTTGCATACAACTCATTTAGGGACAAGGATGCAGGATCTTTACATGATTGTGATG GAATTGATAATGTGACTTTAAGTGAGGGGAAACAGAAACTCTCAATTAACATTGACCAAGCTGATGACTCTGTTGGAGAGGCGGCTTTGAaaaattcttttcaaattaCTACTGCTGAGCGTCAGATGGATATGTTTGAGG GTGTAACTGATGGGTTGGTCCCAGCAGTATCAAAGAGCTATCATAACACTGCTGTGGATGTTGCTGGCTTGGGCAACGATGTTGATGAGCTTAGAGGTTTTGAAGATCATCGGGTGGGAGATTTTGATCTTCTGAAGCATCCCAAGTTGGAAGGTGTCCAGTTTACTACCGAAATTGGTAGCCAACTTCCTGATGATTCGAGTTCTCTATTTGATTTTTCATCATTACAGCAAGACTGGATCGGTGATCAGCACCATGTAAAGAGCAATGAGGATGCACATGTACTGGAAAGAGTTATCCCACCTGAGGAATTAAGTTTGTGCTATCTTGATCCTCAAGGCAACATTCAGGGACCATTTTTGGGGATTGACATTATTGCATGGTTTGAGCAAGGCTTTTTTGGGACTGACCTACAAGTTCGTTTGTCTGATGTCCCTGATGGCTCTCCATTCAAAGAACTTGGTGATGTCATGCCACATTTGAAAAGTAAATGTGATCCTGCCTCAAGAAATAATTTAAGTGATGTTGTTGGCAGTTTGGAAGAGGATATATCTGCTCCTGCTTCTGCTCGTGAATACGAGGGATCTGCTATTCTGAATAATCAACATTGGGTTTCATGTGGTTCAGAGGCTGCTTCAAGTGTCGGTGTGCAGTCAAGAATACCTGACCATGGTTATAATTCTGGGGTCCAGTATCAGGAAAACCAAAGTTTTCAAGATTTTGTTGCAGAAGATGAAG AAATTGTCTTTCCTGGAAGGCCTCAAAGTAGCAAGAGTAACATGACGGGATCTTCAACTGACATTCAGGGATCATTTTCAAACCCTTCCAACCATCAATCCCTTGCAAATGAATTTTCAGAGACTGGCTTACCTAATAATCAGGATGATAAGTTGCATCCATTTGGCCTAATGATGTCTGAACTTAGAGGAAGCTCTCATTTGAAGCGTGCTCAATCATCCAATATGTCTTTAAACACTGGTGACCAGGGGCACTTTATGGATCCTTTGCTTGGACGAGATGCATCCGTTGCCGGTCAGAGTTTGTTTAGGTCTATGACTGATCAACATTCTTTTGGAGAGAATATAACTATGGATCCGAATGTTAATCGAGGTCCTGTAAATCGTAAACAGTTGCCTCACATAGGGCAAGAATACAATGGTTTTGACCTGGCTGAGCATGTGCTATCACAGAAATTGCTGAAGGAACAACTTGAACAGCAGAATAATCTTTCACATCATTCCTTTGCACATATTTCAGGGATGAGTGGAGAGCAATTTCCAAGTTATGGTCTTTCTCGGAGCAAGAGCTCTAATATCCAGCAATCCATACATCATATGGTGCCTGATATGGAACATATTTTAGAACTTCAGtttcagcagcagcagcaacatcAGTTGGAGCTTCAGCGGCGTCATCAATtgcagcagcagcaacagcaTCAACAGCAATTGCAGCAGCAGCTTCAGCTTCAGCAGCAACAAATGAAATTACAGCAGATACAGCAGTCTCAAGCTCAGCAGTTGCTTCTTGAGCAATTGCTGCAGCATCAGATGTCTGATCCTGGTTATAGACAGCTTAAGGTAGATTCTACAGTAGATAGCCTGTTTGATCAAGTTCAATTAAGAAAGCACCTTCGTCATGAACTACAGCCAAAATCTCATTCTTCAAGACACCTTGATCCATCACTAGAGCATATTTTTCAAGCAAATGCTGCCCAACGAGCCCTTGGAGGACGGGAGACTGATTTTTTGGACCTTCTATCACATGTAAAATATGGGAATACGCTCCCTCTAGAACAGCAGCATCGCTTTCAGCAAGAAGAGTTGCAGGCACAGCAGTTATCTATGGCATTGAGACAGCAGTTGGGGATGGAGGGCGAGAGGCGTGTTGATGGACCTTGGTTGGTAGATGAAGCAGGTCAATTTGTCAGGAATCCTGCTGGTCATCACCAGGCTCAGATGTTAGGATTTAATCCTTCAGAAAATTATCAGCATCTGCAGAGGCTGGCCTCCCATGAACAGCAACTAAACCATCTCAACTGGAATCATACACTGCAGGAGCGACATGAGCAGGGATTTTATGAACCTAACATGGCATTTGAGAGGTCGTCAGTTCCAGTTGGTTCTCCTGGGATGAAGTTGGATGCAGTAAATTCTCATGTCCAGGGTCTAGGCTTGCAGCAGCAAAACGTTTATGCACCttcttttgataaattgggTTCAATTTCCTCTGGTGTTTCCCCTCACCTTCAACAAATGTCAGATGCATTTTATGGTTCTCATCCAGTTGCTTTTGAGAGCTCCAGGTCTGGCAACAATGGGCAGCTAGAAAATAGCTCTATTGAAGCAAGGATACAACAATTGCAGCTTGATGCTGAGCGAAAGCGGATGGAGTCAGAAGCTACTTTGACTTTTGCAGATACAAATAATTGGGCATCAACTGAAGGTGATAAAAAACGAGTTTTAATGGATATTCTTCACCAAAAACTGGGTCATCAACGTGCGCAGTCATCAGAAGTTGATTATCAACATTCTCTATCATCTACCAGAAGCCGGGAAACCTTTTTTCCAGTTTCTGAGTCAAGCTCCTCACATCTTCCTTTTAATCTCCTCCCAGATCAGCAGGTTGGTATGATGGAGGGTCATCAGAATTCCAATATAAGTGTCTTGTTGCAAGGTTATTCTGGCAACATTGGCATGAATGAACAATTTAACAAGATGGTGAGCAATGAGAAATCGCTTCTTAGATCTAATACAGGAGCATTGGTGGAGGACCAGTCATTTGTGTCTGGTATTAGGGATGCTTCTCATACTAGTTTTATGGAGACTGCCTTGATGGGTAAATCAGCTGGTGATGAAGACTATTTGAAGTTGGAAGGAAGTAAGGAAAAGAGACAGGGGATGAAAGGCATGCTCTCGGTGGGCAGATTAGTTTCAGAGATGGAAGGCAATGTAGCTGACCAAGAAGAAAAATCCTTTGATTATGGGGAACTACCTAGCAATGCTCATAGCAGGCACAGCTCAATGAGCAGTACTG GTGGCAGTGGAGGCTTTTATGGCTATGAGACGGGATTACATAAATCGCTTGGAGAAGAGGTTTCTAACGGGCG ATTGCCTTCTTCTCTACCAAGAGGGTTTGACAATGCTTCACACAAATCCTTGCCTGTGTCTCGGGTGCTATCTTCCCAGGATGTCTCTGAAACAGCATCAGCTCTGCCCGTCAAGCAGACAAACTCTATGAGCCTTGCTTCTGATG GGAGGCGGGGTGCTGAAGGGAATGCAGCTGCAAATGTCTCTGAAACTAGGGCATCGGGCAAAAAGGATGTGCGTTTTAGGAGGACCTCGTCTTGCACTGATGCTGCTGTGCCTGAGACATCATTCATAGACATGCTGAAAAAACCAGTAGTTTCAGAGGCTGATGCAGCAGCCAGTGCAGGTTCTCTGGAGGCATCTGATGGCGGTGCCCAATCAGGACGAGGTGGCAAAAAGAAAGGGAAGAAAGGAAGACAGATTGATCCTGCTCTCCTTGGTTTTAAGGTCTCAAGTAACCGGATCATGATGGGTGAAATTCATCGACTAGAAGAATGA
- the LOC107403501 gene encoding uncharacterized protein LOC107403501 isoform X1: MADRKLSLPDDPLLSKMADGHYSVKNEAMEGNGEEKVQTGLLDEAKDQVASESSIPLSPQWLYAKPVDAKSFTTGTSGEMRAPASLPHGNSADPNQRESWRLDGSQDKKDWRRTTPDVEINRRWREEERETSLLGRRDRKKDDRRVDVTSTRDVTESRALSSDRWHDSRSSGHDSRRDNKWSSRWGPEDKEKDARVEKRTDAEKEDTHIDKQSFVNNSRAGSERDSDSRDKWRPRHRQEGHSGVAPYRAAPGFGLERGQVESSKPRFSLGRGRPTSGSVTLDKSTSILGKGGSSSVKCSYPRGKLLDIYRKQKTTAPFETLPDGMEIISSIMQVGPIEPLAFVAPDAEEEAVIGDIWKGKITSSGVAYNSFRDKDAGSLHDCDGIDNVTLSEGKQKLSINIDQADDSVGEAALKNSFQITTAERQMDMFEGVTDGLVPAVSKSYHNTAVDVAGLGNDVDELRGFEDHRVGDFDLLKHPKLEGVQFTTEIGSQLPDDSSSLFDFSSLQQDWIGDQHHVKSNEDAHVLERVIPPEELSLCYLDPQGNIQGPFLGIDIIAWFEQGFFGTDLQVRLSDVPDGSPFKELGDVMPHLKSKCDPASRNNLSDVVGSLEEDISAPASAREYEGSAILNNQHWVSCGSEAASSVGVQSRIPDHGYNSGVQYQENQSFQDFVAEDEEIVFPGRPQSSKSNMTGSSTDIQGSFSNPSNHQSLANEFSETGLPNNQDDKLHPFGLMMSELRGSSHLKRAQSSNMSLNTGDQGHFMDPLLGRDASVAGQSLFRSMTDQHSFGENITMDPNVNRGPVNRKQLPHIGQEYNGFDLAEHVLSQKLLKEQLEQQNNLSHHSFAHISGMSGEQFPSYGLSRSKSSNIQQSIHHMVPDMEHILELQFQQQQQHQLELQRRHQLQQQQQHQQQLQQQLQLQQQQMKLQQIQQSQAQQLLLEQLLQHQMSDPGYRQLKVDSTVDSLFDQVQLRKHLRHELQPKSHSSRHLDPSLEHIFQANAAQRALGGRETDFLDLLSHVKYGNTLPLEQQHRFQQEELQAQQLSMALRQQLGMEGERRVDGPWLVDEAGQFVRNPAGHHQAQMLGFNPSENYQHLQRLASHEQQLNHLNWNHTLQERHEQGFYEPNMAFERSSVPVGSPGMKLDAVNSHVQGLGLQQQNVYAPSFDKLGSISSGVSPHLQQMSDAFYGSHPVAFESSRSGNNGQLENSSIEARIQQLQLDAERKRMESEATLTFADTNNWASTEGDKKRVLMDILHQKLGHQRAQSSEVDYQHSLSSTRSRETFFPVSESSSSHLPFNLLPDQQVGMMEGHQNSNISVLLQGYSGNIGMNEQFNKMVSNEKSLLRSNTGALVEDQSFVSGIRDASHTSFMETALMGKSAGDEDYLKLEGSKEKRQGMKGMLSVGRLVSEMEGNVADQEEKSFDYGELPSNAHSRHSSMSSTGGSGGFYGYETGLHKSLGEEVSNGRLPSSLPRGFDNASHKSLPVSRVLSSQDVSETASALPVKQTNSMSLASDEGRRGAEGNAAANVSETRASGKKDVRFRRTSSCTDAAVPETSFIDMLKKPVVSEADAAASAGSLEASDGGAQSGRGGKKKGKKGRQIDPALLGFKVSSNRIMMGEIHRLEE; encoded by the exons gaaATGCGTGCACCTGCTTCTTTGCCCCATGGCAATTCTGCTGATCCCAATCAGAGGGAAAGTTGGCGATTAGATGGATCTCAGGACAAAAAAGATTGGCGGAGGACTACACCTGATGTGGAGATTAACCGTCGCTGGCGtgaagaggagagagaaacaagTCTACTTGGTAGGCGAGATCGCAAGAAAGATGATCGTCGTGTAGATGTCACTTCAACGAGGGATGTTACTGAAAGTAGAGCATTGTCTTCTGACCGCTGGCATGATAGCCGCAGTTCTGGTCATGATTCCCGGAGAGACAACAAATGGTCATCAAGGTGGGGTCCTGAAGATAAAGAGAAGGACGCTCGAGTTGAGAAAAGGACAGATGCTGAGAAAGAAGATACTCACATTGACAAGCAATCTTTTGTTAATAACAGTCGTGCTGGTTCGGAGCGTGACAGTGATTCTCGTGATAAATGGAGGCCAAGGCATCGCCAAGAAGGACACTCAGGTGTAGCTCCATATCGTGCTGCACCTGGATTTGGTTTGGAGAGAGGACAGGTGGAAAGCTCAAAACCTCGATTTTCTTTGGGACGAGGAAGGCCAACTAGTGGGTCTGTTACTCTGGATAAGAGTACCAGTATATTGGGAAAAGGTGGTTCCTCTTCTGTAAAATGTAGCTATCCCCGAGGAAAACTTCTTGATATTTATCGTAAGCAAAAGACTACTGCACCTTTTGAAACCCTGCCTGATGGGATGGAGATTATTTCGTCAATTATGCAAGTTGGTCCTATTGAGCCATTAGCATTTGTTGCACCTGATGCTGAGGAAGAG GCTGTTATAGGAGATATATGGAAAGGAAAAATCACTAGCAGTGGAGTTGCATACAACTCATTTAGGGACAAGGATGCAGGATCTTTACATGATTGTGATG GAATTGATAATGTGACTTTAAGTGAGGGGAAACAGAAACTCTCAATTAACATTGACCAAGCTGATGACTCTGTTGGAGAGGCGGCTTTGAaaaattcttttcaaattaCTACTGCTGAGCGTCAGATGGATATGTTTGAGG GTGTAACTGATGGGTTGGTCCCAGCAGTATCAAAGAGCTATCATAACACTGCTGTGGATGTTGCTGGCTTGGGCAACGATGTTGATGAGCTTAGAGGTTTTGAAGATCATCGGGTGGGAGATTTTGATCTTCTGAAGCATCCCAAGTTGGAAGGTGTCCAGTTTACTACCGAAATTGGTAGCCAACTTCCTGATGATTCGAGTTCTCTATTTGATTTTTCATCATTACAGCAAGACTGGATCGGTGATCAGCACCATGTAAAGAGCAATGAGGATGCACATGTACTGGAAAGAGTTATCCCACCTGAGGAATTAAGTTTGTGCTATCTTGATCCTCAAGGCAACATTCAGGGACCATTTTTGGGGATTGACATTATTGCATGGTTTGAGCAAGGCTTTTTTGGGACTGACCTACAAGTTCGTTTGTCTGATGTCCCTGATGGCTCTCCATTCAAAGAACTTGGTGATGTCATGCCACATTTGAAAAGTAAATGTGATCCTGCCTCAAGAAATAATTTAAGTGATGTTGTTGGCAGTTTGGAAGAGGATATATCTGCTCCTGCTTCTGCTCGTGAATACGAGGGATCTGCTATTCTGAATAATCAACATTGGGTTTCATGTGGTTCAGAGGCTGCTTCAAGTGTCGGTGTGCAGTCAAGAATACCTGACCATGGTTATAATTCTGGGGTCCAGTATCAGGAAAACCAAAGTTTTCAAGATTTTGTTGCAGAAGATGAAG AAATTGTCTTTCCTGGAAGGCCTCAAAGTAGCAAGAGTAACATGACGGGATCTTCAACTGACATTCAGGGATCATTTTCAAACCCTTCCAACCATCAATCCCTTGCAAATGAATTTTCAGAGACTGGCTTACCTAATAATCAGGATGATAAGTTGCATCCATTTGGCCTAATGATGTCTGAACTTAGAGGAAGCTCTCATTTGAAGCGTGCTCAATCATCCAATATGTCTTTAAACACTGGTGACCAGGGGCACTTTATGGATCCTTTGCTTGGACGAGATGCATCCGTTGCCGGTCAGAGTTTGTTTAGGTCTATGACTGATCAACATTCTTTTGGAGAGAATATAACTATGGATCCGAATGTTAATCGAGGTCCTGTAAATCGTAAACAGTTGCCTCACATAGGGCAAGAATACAATGGTTTTGACCTGGCTGAGCATGTGCTATCACAGAAATTGCTGAAGGAACAACTTGAACAGCAGAATAATCTTTCACATCATTCCTTTGCACATATTTCAGGGATGAGTGGAGAGCAATTTCCAAGTTATGGTCTTTCTCGGAGCAAGAGCTCTAATATCCAGCAATCCATACATCATATGGTGCCTGATATGGAACATATTTTAGAACTTCAGtttcagcagcagcagcaacatcAGTTGGAGCTTCAGCGGCGTCATCAATtgcagcagcagcaacagcaTCAACAGCAATTGCAGCAGCAGCTTCAGCTTCAGCAGCAACAAATGAAATTACAGCAGATACAGCAGTCTCAAGCTCAGCAGTTGCTTCTTGAGCAATTGCTGCAGCATCAGATGTCTGATCCTGGTTATAGACAGCTTAAGGTAGATTCTACAGTAGATAGCCTGTTTGATCAAGTTCAATTAAGAAAGCACCTTCGTCATGAACTACAGCCAAAATCTCATTCTTCAAGACACCTTGATCCATCACTAGAGCATATTTTTCAAGCAAATGCTGCCCAACGAGCCCTTGGAGGACGGGAGACTGATTTTTTGGACCTTCTATCACATGTAAAATATGGGAATACGCTCCCTCTAGAACAGCAGCATCGCTTTCAGCAAGAAGAGTTGCAGGCACAGCAGTTATCTATGGCATTGAGACAGCAGTTGGGGATGGAGGGCGAGAGGCGTGTTGATGGACCTTGGTTGGTAGATGAAGCAGGTCAATTTGTCAGGAATCCTGCTGGTCATCACCAGGCTCAGATGTTAGGATTTAATCCTTCAGAAAATTATCAGCATCTGCAGAGGCTGGCCTCCCATGAACAGCAACTAAACCATCTCAACTGGAATCATACACTGCAGGAGCGACATGAGCAGGGATTTTATGAACCTAACATGGCATTTGAGAGGTCGTCAGTTCCAGTTGGTTCTCCTGGGATGAAGTTGGATGCAGTAAATTCTCATGTCCAGGGTCTAGGCTTGCAGCAGCAAAACGTTTATGCACCttcttttgataaattgggTTCAATTTCCTCTGGTGTTTCCCCTCACCTTCAACAAATGTCAGATGCATTTTATGGTTCTCATCCAGTTGCTTTTGAGAGCTCCAGGTCTGGCAACAATGGGCAGCTAGAAAATAGCTCTATTGAAGCAAGGATACAACAATTGCAGCTTGATGCTGAGCGAAAGCGGATGGAGTCAGAAGCTACTTTGACTTTTGCAGATACAAATAATTGGGCATCAACTGAAGGTGATAAAAAACGAGTTTTAATGGATATTCTTCACCAAAAACTGGGTCATCAACGTGCGCAGTCATCAGAAGTTGATTATCAACATTCTCTATCATCTACCAGAAGCCGGGAAACCTTTTTTCCAGTTTCTGAGTCAAGCTCCTCACATCTTCCTTTTAATCTCCTCCCAGATCAGCAGGTTGGTATGATGGAGGGTCATCAGAATTCCAATATAAGTGTCTTGTTGCAAGGTTATTCTGGCAACATTGGCATGAATGAACAATTTAACAAGATGGTGAGCAATGAGAAATCGCTTCTTAGATCTAATACAGGAGCATTGGTGGAGGACCAGTCATTTGTGTCTGGTATTAGGGATGCTTCTCATACTAGTTTTATGGAGACTGCCTTGATGGGTAAATCAGCTGGTGATGAAGACTATTTGAAGTTGGAAGGAAGTAAGGAAAAGAGACAGGGGATGAAAGGCATGCTCTCGGTGGGCAGATTAGTTTCAGAGATGGAAGGCAATGTAGCTGACCAAGAAGAAAAATCCTTTGATTATGGGGAACTACCTAGCAATGCTCATAGCAGGCACAGCTCAATGAGCAGTACTG GTGGCAGTGGAGGCTTTTATGGCTATGAGACGGGATTACATAAATCGCTTGGAGAAGAGGTTTCTAACGGGCG ATTGCCTTCTTCTCTACCAAGAGGGTTTGACAATGCTTCACACAAATCCTTGCCTGTGTCTCGGGTGCTATCTTCCCAGGATGTCTCTGAAACAGCATCAGCTCTGCCCGTCAAGCAGACAAACTCTATGAGCCTTGCTTCTGATG AAGGGAGGCGGGGTGCTGAAGGGAATGCAGCTGCAAATGTCTCTGAAACTAGGGCATCGGGCAAAAAGGATGTGCGTTTTAGGAGGACCTCGTCTTGCACTGATGCTGCTGTGCCTGAGACATCATTCATAGACATGCTGAAAAAACCAGTAGTTTCAGAGGCTGATGCAGCAGCCAGTGCAGGTTCTCTGGAGGCATCTGATGGCGGTGCCCAATCAGGACGAGGTGGCAAAAAGAAAGGGAAGAAAGGAAGACAGATTGATCCTGCTCTCCTTGGTTTTAAGGTCTCAAGTAACCGGATCATGATGGGTGAAATTCATCGACTAGAAGAATGA